A genomic window from Peromyscus maniculatus bairdii isolate BWxNUB_F1_BW_parent chromosome 1, HU_Pman_BW_mat_3.1, whole genome shotgun sequence includes:
- the Smndc1 gene encoding survival of motor neuron-related-splicing factor 30 isoform X1, whose translation MSEDLAKQLASYKAQLQQVEAALSGNGENEDLLKLKKDLQEVIELTKDLLSTQPSETLASSDSFASTQPTHSWKVGDKCMAIWSEDGQCYEAEIEEIDEENGTAAITFAGYGNAEVTPLLNLKPVEEGRKAKEDSGNKPMSKKEMIAQQREYKKKKALKKAQRIKELEQEREDQKVKWQQFNNRAYSKNKKGQVKRSIFASPESVTGKVGVGTCGIADKPMTQYQDTSKYNVRHLMPQ comes from the exons ATGTCAGAGGATCTAGCAAAACAGTTGGCTAGCTACAAAGCTCAACTCCAGCAAGTAGAAGCTGCTTTGTCTGGAAACGGAGAAAATGAAGATCTGCTGAAATTGAAGAAGGATTTGCAA gAAGTTATAGAATTGACCAAAGATCTTCTGTCAACTCAACCTTCAGAAACTCTTGCAAGTTCAGACAGTTTTGCTTCTACTCAGCCCACTCATTCATGGAAAGTAGGGGACAAATGTATGGCAATCTGGAGTGAAGATGGACA GTGTTATGAAGCGGAGATTGAGGAGATAGACGAAGAAAATGGCACCGCTGCAATCACCTTTGCTGGTTATGGCAATGCCGAAGTGACACCATTGTTGAACCTTAAACCCgtagaagaaggaaggaaggctaaAGAGGACAGTGGCAACAAACCCATGTCAAA aaaagaaatgattgCCCAGCAACgtgaatataaaaagaaaaaagctttgaAAAAAGCGCAGAGAATAAAAGAGCTTGAGCAGGAAAGAGAGGACCAGAAGGTGAAGTGGCAGCAGTTCAACAACAGGGCTTACTCCAAAAACAAGAAGGGCCAG GTAAAGAGGAGTATTTTTGCTTCGCCAGAAAGTGTAACAGGCAAAGTTGGAGTAGGAACTTGTGGAATTGCTGACAAGCCTATGACACAGTATCAAGATACATCTAAATACAATGTCAGGCATTTGATGCCTCAGTAA
- the Smndc1 gene encoding survival of motor neuron-related-splicing factor 30 isoform X2, with translation MEVIELTKDLLSTQPSETLASSDSFASTQPTHSWKVGDKCMAIWSEDGQCYEAEIEEIDEENGTAAITFAGYGNAEVTPLLNLKPVEEGRKAKEDSGNKPMSKKEMIAQQREYKKKKALKKAQRIKELEQEREDQKVKWQQFNNRAYSKNKKGQVKRSIFASPESVTGKVGVGTCGIADKPMTQYQDTSKYNVRHLMPQ, from the exons ATG gAAGTTATAGAATTGACCAAAGATCTTCTGTCAACTCAACCTTCAGAAACTCTTGCAAGTTCAGACAGTTTTGCTTCTACTCAGCCCACTCATTCATGGAAAGTAGGGGACAAATGTATGGCAATCTGGAGTGAAGATGGACA GTGTTATGAAGCGGAGATTGAGGAGATAGACGAAGAAAATGGCACCGCTGCAATCACCTTTGCTGGTTATGGCAATGCCGAAGTGACACCATTGTTGAACCTTAAACCCgtagaagaaggaaggaaggctaaAGAGGACAGTGGCAACAAACCCATGTCAAA aaaagaaatgattgCCCAGCAACgtgaatataaaaagaaaaaagctttgaAAAAAGCGCAGAGAATAAAAGAGCTTGAGCAGGAAAGAGAGGACCAGAAGGTGAAGTGGCAGCAGTTCAACAACAGGGCTTACTCCAAAAACAAGAAGGGCCAG GTAAAGAGGAGTATTTTTGCTTCGCCAGAAAGTGTAACAGGCAAAGTTGGAGTAGGAACTTGTGGAATTGCTGACAAGCCTATGACACAGTATCAAGATACATCTAAATACAATGTCAGGCATTTGATGCCTCAGTAA
- the LOC102905636 gene encoding uncharacterized protein LOC102905636, producing the protein MTTSTFNSLSWTQTYGSEDHPQNIPAHRKPGTRAATSSLKGSHKASGSPPSDPAPRSPPPFCPSFQARRLKASQLPWKLRSPASSQWTSRNGAGGSPTRRVPWDGHVRRLGPEASPPARAAHSGCQSSRLHTAPAPGPRCQAGALGLRLTPGRGPARPDPPAEARYLGRGWGRDGGQGSGTRAQRRQGQLQQGKIPTTTRRFGRRRENAAGGQGGGERSRAPARGEDKARELSRDTRTLAKWRLGHVTPGVL; encoded by the exons ATGACTACTTCTACATTCAACTCTCTAAGT TGGACGCAAACATACGGGTCCGAGGACCATCCCCAGAACATTCCGGCCCACCGGAAGCCTGGAACCCGGGCAGCCACCTCCAGTCTGAAGGGTTCACACAAGGCAAGCGGCTCTCCTCCCAGTGACCCGGCCCCCCGAAGCCCGCCACCATTCTGCCCATCGTTTCAGGCCAGGAGACTCAAAGCCTCTCAGCTTCCATGGAAACTGCGGAGCCCCGCATCCTCACAGTGGACCTCTCGGAACGGCGCGGGCGGCTCCCCGACCCGACGGGTTCCCTGGGACGGCCACGTTCGCCGCCTCGGCCCGGAAGCCTCCCCGCCGGCCAGGGCCGCCCACTCGGGGTGCCAGAGCAGCCGGCTCCACACAGCGCCCGCGCCAGGACCCCGCTGCCAGGCCGGGGCTTTGGGCCTCCGTCTCACGCCAGGCCGCGGCCCGGCGAGGCCTGACCCTCCCGCAGAGGCTCGTTACCTTGGGCGGGGTTGGGGACGGGACGGCGGGCAGGGGTCGGGGACGCGAGCCCAGCGGCGGCAAGGGCAGCTGCAGCAGGGGAAAATACCCACGACGACGAGAAGATTCGGGCGGAGAAGGGAAAACGCCGCCGGCGgccaggggggaggggagagaagccGGGCTCCGGCAAGAGGGGAAGACAAGGCGAGGGAGCTCTCGCGAGACACACGAACTCTCGCGAAATGGCGCTTGGGTCACGTGACTCCCGGCGTCCTCTAA